The proteins below come from a single Leptospira ellinghausenii genomic window:
- the clpS gene encoding ATP-dependent Clp protease adapter ClpS produces the protein MSETNRKSYTDFNVELLEKEKQKKQLKKPNRFKVILINDDYTPQEFVVYVLAVVFRKSMEESRQIMWKAHTEGSAVCGVYSLDIARTKVEEVHKLADEAGHPLQCQLAKEE, from the coding sequence ATGTCTGAAACCAACAGAAAGTCTTATACCGATTTTAACGTTGAATTATTAGAAAAAGAAAAACAGAAAAAACAATTAAAAAAACCAAATCGGTTTAAAGTGATTTTAATCAATGATGATTATACACCTCAAGAATTTGTAGTTTATGTATTAGCAGTTGTTTTTCGGAAATCAATGGAAGAATCTCGTCAAATCATGTGGAAAGCACATACGGAAGGATCTGCTGTTTGCGGAGTGTATTCATTAGACATTGCACGCACAAAAGTAGAGGAAGTACATAAGTTAGCTGATGAGGCTGGTCACCCCTTACAATGCCAATTGGCAAAAGAGGAATAA
- a CDS encoding GNAT family N-acetyltransferase: MDETIKIEISHSFFEFKKEEWNELVPSDSLFQEFEFLSGLEETGCIGKSDWKPVIVSARLEGKLLGLIPSYLRKDSYGEYIFDFQWANAFHRAGIPYYPKLTIAVPFTPVTGSRILFHPELAHVQKESIGQSLFMALKVFGEREGVSSIHILFCKDEEQTVSQNTGFHPRLSHQYHWFNRGFSNFEEFLSTLVKERRKTIRSERKKISETGLQIQTLTGELIQEEHANLFYEFYQDTHSKKWGQAYLNRKFFLKMVETFRHRLLLVLASKPNGDPVGGTWNLYRDGFLYGRYWGALEHVPNLHFECCYYRLIDYAIEHKMERVEAGAQGEHKFLRGYETVPMFSSHFIYNEEGRSAIESYLEKEIKMERENIEAYNAHSPIKALREG, translated from the coding sequence GTGGATGAAACAATTAAGATAGAGATTTCTCATAGTTTTTTTGAGTTCAAAAAGGAAGAGTGGAATGAACTGGTTCCTTCCGATTCCCTCTTCCAAGAATTTGAATTTTTGTCTGGATTGGAAGAAACAGGGTGCATTGGGAAATCAGATTGGAAACCGGTTATTGTTTCTGCCAGGTTAGAAGGAAAACTTCTAGGGCTTATACCCAGTTATTTGCGTAAAGACTCTTATGGGGAATATATCTTTGATTTCCAATGGGCCAATGCATTTCACAGGGCAGGCATTCCTTATTACCCCAAACTCACAATTGCTGTTCCCTTTACTCCTGTGACAGGATCTCGGATCTTGTTCCACCCAGAACTGGCTCATGTGCAAAAAGAATCGATAGGGCAGAGTCTCTTTATGGCATTAAAGGTATTTGGAGAACGAGAAGGGGTTTCTTCGATTCATATTTTATTTTGTAAGGACGAAGAACAAACCGTTTCTCAGAACACTGGGTTTCATCCTCGGTTGTCTCATCAATACCATTGGTTCAATCGTGGTTTTTCCAATTTTGAAGAATTTCTCTCAACCTTGGTCAAAGAAAGGCGTAAGACCATTCGCAGTGAACGTAAAAAAATCTCGGAAACAGGGCTGCAAATCCAAACACTTACGGGTGAACTCATTCAGGAAGAACATGCAAATCTCTTTTATGAGTTTTACCAAGATACTCACAGTAAAAAATGGGGACAGGCTTACTTAAACCGAAAGTTCTTTTTAAAGATGGTGGAAACCTTTCGCCATAGATTACTCCTCGTTCTTGCTTCTAAACCAAATGGAGATCCAGTTGGTGGGACTTGGAATTTATACCGTGATGGATTTTTGTATGGAAGGTATTGGGGTGCCTTGGAACACGTACCCAATTTACATTTTGAATGTTGTTATTACCGATTGATTGATTATGCGATTGAACATAAAATGGAAAGAGTAGAAGCAGGGGCTCAAGGGGAACATAAATTCCTAAGAGGGTATGAAACGGTTCCTATGTTCAGTTCCCATTTCATTTACAATGAAGAAGGTAGAAGTGCTATTGAATCCTATTTAGAAAAAGAGATTAAAATGGAAAGGGAGAATATTGAAGCATATAATGCACATTCACCTATCAAAGCTCTGAGGGAGGGGTAA
- a CDS encoding SpoIIE family protein phosphatase, with translation MDSWGNIAFDFYTFGSLVGVIFTFYNAQLFLTVKEKSEATYNLGMGTLWLGLFHFGYLINFSFMGPASAYMRWFVIIGAMAGSVYLTGFFLSYPEIYFPRLKKYIFWILSSVVVLVTAFFVFISLSAGRLFFFSGHYWDFPVPIFYKAYAVIVLVFFVSFTIVAILQLFKMPKESKFTLISILISFVLITMIPGFLNVLSRDGAIGRGLYQTITDLVLVVGLFVANVVYINNTKDKTTILSRIIGISLASFLLILQLVAYSVIQQTESNYDLVHTARAKNYIAGLETDQVPSFHYSYDIQNRSFVTHKGLEETKLEPNEYEAEFYNVWALEMILSFEKIENWKSKVNELLLQLPETSNGYSNEIKRFLNEDRITSPKELISEIESEKRKILYTRNKLREIPVSNFTEKASGLVKNEEGALSGFYAEARKILSSNRSEELKFKTLDQMFSPMPNHGERNYRGQVKFDSKNPNFSFYVSYLIVDKKNEIVHEVGYPYTDYRSFQHEVTLPWIIGLLALAVLVIFGYRLFFLIALIRPVEQIIEGLTEVNSGNLEYRLTVHVEDDIGFMARSFNRMVRSIQAARKKLQQYAEQLEEKVQERTKELENTLKEVQSLKHQQDGDYFLTSLLLQPFHTNHAKHQNVRVDFLLEQKKKFTFKQYEKEIGGDLNIANQIVLNNRSYTVFLNADAMGKSMQGAGGALVLGSVFESIITRTQLLSEARNTYPERWIKNTFLELHKIFEGFDGSMLVSLVLGVIDNETGLLYFINAEHPWIVLYRDGIASFIENELMFRKLGTSGVQGNLYIKTFQLEAGDILIAGSDGRDDLLISHTQDGKRVINEDEKLFLKMVEAGKGELDLIYDEMAKFGALTDDLSMLRVSFIEEKERYKIEKDKLREIQSLLAKAKEASDSSDLQEAVTYLEKAHSLEENIPEIKKKFIQLYLKLKDYGNAKKMAKDYSLLRPMDTEIMYITAFCARKVADIKTAIDFGERVRLRDPNHVKNLINLGQTYLADKNYGRAENILSSALELDPENPSLVRLIEHIRKKQLKQEETH, from the coding sequence ATGGATTCTTGGGGAAACATAGCGTTTGATTTTTATACTTTCGGCTCTCTCGTCGGAGTGATTTTTACTTTTTACAATGCACAATTATTTCTAACGGTGAAAGAGAAATCGGAAGCCACTTACAACTTAGGAATGGGCACACTTTGGCTGGGTTTATTTCACTTTGGGTACTTGATCAACTTTTCTTTTATGGGCCCAGCATCAGCGTATATGCGATGGTTTGTCATCATTGGTGCTATGGCAGGTTCTGTTTATCTAACTGGATTTTTCTTAAGTTACCCTGAAATATATTTTCCAAGACTTAAAAAATACATCTTTTGGATCTTAAGTAGTGTGGTCGTACTTGTGACTGCATTTTTTGTCTTCATCAGTTTGTCTGCTGGGAGATTGTTTTTTTTCAGTGGCCATTATTGGGATTTCCCGGTTCCTATTTTTTATAAGGCATATGCTGTAATCGTTTTAGTCTTTTTTGTTTCCTTTACCATTGTTGCCATCCTTCAATTATTCAAGATGCCAAAAGAGTCAAAGTTCACTTTGATTAGCATTCTGATTTCCTTTGTTCTCATTACAATGATTCCTGGTTTTTTAAATGTATTGTCAAGAGATGGAGCGATTGGTAGGGGACTTTACCAAACGATAACGGACCTTGTTTTGGTAGTTGGTTTATTTGTCGCCAATGTTGTTTATATCAATAATACAAAAGACAAAACAACGATTTTATCAAGAATCATTGGTATCTCGTTAGCTTCGTTTTTGTTAATTTTACAATTGGTTGCTTATTCTGTGATCCAACAAACAGAATCTAATTATGATTTGGTGCATACGGCAAGAGCCAAAAATTACATTGCAGGTTTGGAAACAGACCAAGTCCCTAGTTTCCATTATTCCTATGATATCCAAAACAGATCCTTTGTCACACACAAAGGATTAGAAGAAACAAAATTAGAACCAAACGAATACGAAGCTGAGTTTTACAATGTTTGGGCCTTGGAGATGATCCTATCGTTTGAGAAAATTGAAAATTGGAAATCAAAAGTAAATGAACTATTACTCCAATTACCAGAAACAAGTAACGGTTATTCGAACGAAATCAAACGATTTCTAAATGAGGATCGAATCACTTCTCCGAAAGAGTTAATTTCAGAAATTGAATCAGAAAAACGTAAGATTTTATACACCCGAAATAAACTGAGAGAAATTCCTGTTTCCAATTTTACAGAAAAAGCATCTGGACTTGTGAAAAACGAAGAGGGGGCACTCTCTGGATTTTATGCTGAGGCAAGGAAAATTCTCTCTTCCAATCGATCAGAAGAACTAAAATTCAAAACCTTAGACCAAATGTTTTCTCCCATGCCAAACCATGGTGAAAGAAACTATCGTGGACAAGTGAAGTTTGATTCTAAGAATCCTAATTTTTCTTTTTATGTAAGTTATCTGATTGTAGATAAAAAAAATGAAATTGTTCATGAAGTTGGTTATCCATATACTGATTACAGAAGTTTTCAACATGAAGTGACTTTACCTTGGATCATTGGTTTACTGGCCCTTGCGGTACTTGTGATTTTCGGATATCGATTGTTCTTTCTCATTGCTCTCATTCGGCCAGTGGAACAGATCATTGAAGGGTTAACGGAAGTTAACTCTGGTAATTTGGAATACCGCTTAACAGTGCATGTTGAGGACGATATTGGTTTTATGGCGAGGTCGTTTAACCGGATGGTGCGTTCGATCCAAGCTGCTCGTAAAAAATTACAACAATATGCTGAACAATTGGAAGAAAAAGTACAAGAACGGACTAAAGAATTAGAGAATACGTTAAAGGAAGTTCAGTCCTTAAAACACCAGCAGGATGGAGACTATTTTTTAACATCTCTATTATTACAACCATTTCATACCAATCATGCAAAACACCAAAATGTACGTGTGGATTTTTTATTAGAACAAAAGAAAAAATTCACATTCAAACAGTATGAAAAGGAGATAGGTGGTGACCTCAATATAGCCAATCAAATTGTACTCAACAATCGTTCTTACACTGTATTCTTAAATGCAGATGCAATGGGTAAATCGATGCAAGGTGCAGGGGGGGCACTTGTACTTGGATCGGTATTTGAATCCATTATCACAAGGACACAACTTTTAAGTGAAGCGAGAAATACATATCCAGAACGATGGATCAAAAATACATTTTTGGAACTTCACAAAATTTTTGAAGGTTTTGATGGTTCTATGCTTGTATCACTTGTATTAGGTGTGATAGACAACGAAACAGGATTACTTTATTTTATCAATGCTGAACACCCGTGGATTGTATTGTATCGAGACGGAATCGCCAGTTTTATCGAAAACGAATTGATGTTTCGAAAATTGGGAACATCAGGTGTCCAAGGGAATTTATACATCAAAACATTCCAGTTGGAAGCAGGTGATATCCTCATCGCCGGTTCTGATGGGCGTGATGATTTATTAATTTCTCATACTCAGGATGGTAAACGTGTCATCAATGAAGATGAGAAACTATTTCTTAAAATGGTGGAAGCAGGGAAAGGGGAACTTGATTTAATTTATGATGAAATGGCGAAATTTGGAGCGTTGACTGACGACTTATCGATGTTACGTGTCTCTTTCATTGAAGAAAAAGAACGTTACAAAATTGAAAAAGATAAGTTAAGGGAAATCCAATCTTTGTTGGCGAAAGCCAAAGAAGCAAGTGACTCTTCTGATCTGCAGGAGGCAGTTACCTATTTAGAAAAAGCACATTCTTTAGAGGAAAACATTCCAGAAATCAAAAAGAAGTTTATCCAATTGTATTTAAAACTGAAGGACTATGGGAATGCTAAAAAAATGGCCAAGGACTATAGTTTACTTCGTCCTATGGATACTGAGATTATGTACATCACTGCATTTTGTGCAAGGAAAGTGGCTGATATCAAGACTGCCATTGATTTTGGGGAAAGAGTTCGACTCCGTGATCCAAATCATGTCAAAAACCTAATCAATTTGGGACAAACCTACTTAGCGGATAAAAATTATGGGAGAGCTGAAAATATCCTCAGTTCCGCTCTCGAACTTGACCCAGAAAATCCAAGTTTGGTAAGGCTTATTGAACACATTCGGAAAAAACAATTAAAACAAGAAGAAACCCATTAG
- a CDS encoding DedA family protein, with protein MKEILELPPLFLWGFFCFSNFLENIFPPWPGDTITVFSGFISSAPNSPVSFVSVVIATFLGNLFGGLVMYYFGESFLKFLKRTRIPFLSKLYHEESLHKTLVWFRKYENVVVLLSRFSAGIRFFVSIVAGMSKMNIIKFVILYSIAVSLWCGLLLFGGSFLGSNWNQIIVILSYYNRTIIGILLVVFLYFLYQMFGKSNTKLT; from the coding sequence ATGAAAGAAATTCTCGAATTACCACCGCTTTTCCTTTGGGGTTTTTTCTGTTTTTCGAACTTTCTGGAGAATATTTTCCCACCCTGGCCTGGTGATACAATCACAGTCTTTTCGGGTTTTATATCCTCTGCACCCAATTCACCCGTCTCCTTTGTTTCCGTTGTCATCGCTACTTTTTTAGGGAATCTTTTTGGGGGACTCGTGATGTATTATTTTGGGGAATCGTTTTTGAAATTTCTGAAACGAACAAGGATTCCTTTTTTATCGAAACTATACCATGAGGAAAGTTTGCATAAGACTTTGGTATGGTTTCGGAAATACGAAAATGTAGTGGTTTTACTTTCTAGGTTCTCGGCAGGGATTCGATTTTTTGTTTCGATCGTCGCGGGAATGTCCAAAATGAACATCATTAAATTTGTAATCCTCTATTCCATTGCCGTTTCGTTATGGTGTGGTTTACTTTTATTCGGTGGTAGTTTCCTTGGTTCGAATTGGAACCAAATCATTGTTATACTATCGTACTACAATCGTACCATTATTGGCATCCTTTTGGTTGTTTTTTTATACTTCCTTTACCAAATGTTTGGGAAATCAAATACGAAGTTGACATGA
- a CDS encoding AI-2E family transporter → MNWIKNKNETIVYILLAGIFLATCFTLFFVFKPFLWSSFLALLFYLTTRKLHKRLRNVLGVKFHGLSPYIMVMLMLACVFIPSYLIVSTLIRESLNLVSYVRNQLTEESIVSLLLNSPMLTDFFTENEFFWIKLPILYREYVGQHMDILNLDSIYSLLKNSSGFLLGSFEVPGAIIFNGFFTFILLFFLYKEGSRLEHGLFLLLPFPTEIEERLGRRIEEAIRTVMMGNLFISLLQGALIYFLLLFTSVSNKFLLSSIATIFSLIPVVGTSVVWFPIGLYIGLVQENWTGSILFMIAGGASYLILENFVKPKMLDKKLKIHPFLIFLSLIGGLQEFGVAGIIIGPMALTLVIILWDFWKIFRETRFQTT, encoded by the coding sequence ATGAATTGGATCAAAAATAAAAACGAAACTATCGTCTACATTCTATTAGCTGGGATTTTTCTCGCTACCTGTTTTACATTGTTTTTTGTATTCAAACCATTTTTATGGTCTAGTTTTTTAGCTTTATTGTTTTATTTAACCACGCGAAAACTTCACAAACGATTAAGGAATGTATTGGGTGTCAAATTTCATGGCCTTTCTCCTTATATCATGGTCATGCTCATGCTCGCTTGTGTTTTTATACCTTCTTATTTAATTGTATCAACGCTCATCCGTGAATCTTTAAATTTAGTCAGTTATGTAAGAAACCAACTCACAGAAGAATCGATTGTATCTCTATTACTCAATAGTCCAATGTTGACTGACTTTTTTACCGAGAATGAATTTTTTTGGATCAAACTACCAATTCTTTACCGTGAATATGTGGGACAACACATGGACATTCTCAACCTAGATTCTATTTATAGTTTACTAAAAAATTCTTCTGGTTTTTTACTTGGGTCTTTTGAAGTTCCTGGAGCAATCATATTCAATGGATTTTTTACATTCATATTACTCTTCTTTCTCTACAAGGAAGGGAGCAGACTGGAACATGGATTGTTTTTACTTTTACCTTTCCCCACAGAAATTGAAGAAAGGTTAGGACGTAGGATCGAAGAAGCGATTCGAACCGTAATGATGGGAAATTTATTCATCTCACTTTTACAAGGTGCTTTGATTTATTTTCTCTTACTTTTTACATCTGTATCAAATAAGTTTCTACTTTCAAGTATCGCCACTATTTTTTCACTCATACCAGTAGTTGGAACATCAGTCGTTTGGTTTCCCATTGGACTTTATATTGGACTTGTCCAAGAGAATTGGACAGGAAGTATACTCTTCATGATTGCAGGTGGGGCAAGTTATCTCATTTTAGAAAATTTTGTAAAACCAAAAATGTTAGATAAAAAACTAAAAATACATCCATTTTTAATTTTCCTTTCCCTGATTGGCGGATTACAAGAGTTTGGTGTTGCAGGGATCATCATTGGACCTATGGCGTTAACACTCGTGATTATCCTTTGGGATTTTTGGAAAATTTTTCGAGAAACTCGATTCCAAACAACGTAA
- the xseA gene encoding exodeoxyribonuclease VII large subunit — METADSSLSVSEVNRRIKAKLQDSPEFKNFWIRGEISNFSQTNSSGHMYFSLKDTTSVIKCAFFSFQAKNYKGTPLRNGMEILVYGSVSVYEPGGYYSITVQKIEELGEGDILLKIEKLKKSLAEKGIFDVSHKRPLPKFPKRLGIVTSPKGAAVEDIIRIATDLNPSIQILVSPCLVQGDGAENSIIEAIKEINDPKWEVDVIIAGRGGGSFEDLMAFNQEAVVMAYYHSRIPIISAVGHEIDRVLTDLAADATTPTPTAAAKLAIPNVSDTLIRLDEMEDRLRSALTGVIRIGKEKWSGVTSRVVFQNPKAVLEPRQNHLDELLTKISLLGKNYLVKKQSEFQKFDSFQQNWKSYLERVQTKYKLAEQRLDHFSPLGTLKRGYSVLRNSDKQVISSISQIKEKESLEVFLFDGKLQVEVKEIK; from the coding sequence ATGGAAACAGCTGATTCTTCCCTTTCTGTTAGTGAAGTCAATCGCCGTATCAAGGCGAAATTACAAGACTCTCCCGAATTTAAAAACTTCTGGATCCGCGGAGAAATTTCGAATTTCAGCCAAACCAATAGTTCTGGTCACATGTATTTTTCCTTAAAAGATACAACAAGTGTGATCAAATGTGCGTTTTTTTCCTTCCAAGCCAAAAACTATAAAGGTACTCCATTACGAAATGGAATGGAAATCCTTGTATATGGTTCTGTTTCTGTTTATGAACCAGGTGGTTATTATAGTATCACAGTCCAAAAAATAGAAGAACTTGGCGAAGGTGATATCCTTCTTAAAATTGAAAAATTAAAAAAGTCATTAGCAGAAAAAGGGATCTTTGATGTTTCCCACAAACGGCCGTTACCTAAATTTCCGAAACGATTGGGGATTGTTACTTCACCAAAGGGAGCAGCCGTAGAAGACATCATTCGAATTGCAACAGATCTCAATCCTTCGATTCAAATTTTAGTATCACCATGCCTTGTCCAAGGAGACGGTGCCGAAAATTCAATCATTGAAGCGATTAAAGAAATTAACGATCCTAAATGGGAAGTAGATGTCATCATTGCAGGACGTGGTGGTGGATCTTTTGAGGACCTGATGGCTTTCAACCAAGAAGCGGTTGTGATGGCGTATTATCATTCTAGAATTCCCATCATCTCTGCTGTGGGACATGAAATTGACCGAGTGCTTACCGATTTAGCTGCAGATGCCACAACTCCAACACCCACTGCAGCAGCAAAATTAGCAATTCCCAATGTGTCTGATACTCTCATTCGTTTGGATGAAATGGAAGACCGATTGCGTTCTGCTCTGACTGGAGTGATACGGATTGGAAAAGAAAAGTGGTCAGGTGTAACAAGTAGAGTGGTTTTCCAAAATCCTAAAGCAGTGTTAGAACCTAGGCAAAACCATTTGGATGAACTATTAACAAAAATTTCTCTTCTTGGGAAAAACTACCTTGTCAAAAAACAAAGTGAATTTCAAAAATTTGATTCTTTCCAACAAAACTGGAAATCGTATTTGGAAAGAGTCCAAACAAAATACAAGCTCGCAGAACAACGATTAGATCACTTTTCTCCATTAGGAACACTTAAAAGAGGATACTCTGTACTCCGTAATTCAGATAAACAAGTGATCTCTTCCATTTCACAAATTAAGGAAAAAGAATCATTGGAAGTTTTTTTATTCGATGGAAAACTCCAAGTAGAAGTAAAAGAAATCAAATAG
- a CDS encoding exodeoxyribonuclease VII small subunit codes for MVEKKTISFEEAIRELEDIAEKLERGTLSLEDSIKAYERGMELKKICSERLVDAEAKIEFLTKAPSGEVVKSTVKKKKEDTTSNKAEEDLF; via the coding sequence ATGGTAGAAAAAAAAACAATCAGTTTTGAAGAAGCAATCCGTGAATTGGAAGACATTGCGGAAAAATTAGAACGTGGAACCTTGTCTTTAGAAGATTCTATTAAGGCTTATGAACGTGGAATGGAACTGAAAAAAATCTGTTCAGAACGATTGGTGGATGCAGAAGCCAAAATTGAATTTTTAACCAAAGCTCCCAGCGGTGAAGTGGTGAAATCAACGGTGAAGAAAAAGAAGGAAGACACAACTTCTAATAAAGCGGAAGAAGATTTATTTTAA
- a CDS encoding sodium:solute symporter family protein, which yields MNFQTIFILAYLLVTIGIGVYAAKKVKNSKDFILAGRSLPLPISTAALFATWFGSETILGSSVEFAKGGFLSVIQDPFGGALCLFLLGLVFAKYLYRMQILTFGDFYKNRYGKKMEFIAGICLIFSYFGWVAAQFVALGIMVQILFGINQFTAIVIGACLVVFYTYLGGMWSVSLTDFFQSISIIIGLVVVIIELNGIKPIWSSISEKPDGFFRFFPESNYHAWTLYLSAWMVVGFGSLPQQDIFQRVMSAKSEKVAIRASYLSSVLYLLFAMIPLLLGLHAKSLIPDFDLNSETGQLLIPTMISKFSNPWIQVLFFSALISAILSTASGAILAPSSILSENILKYAFNDMNDKKLLLLSRVSVLIIAGISFLLAVGKPSIYALVEDSGGISLVTLFIPMVFGLLSKRADERSALFSLIVGIVTWLILEVYGDDMTSHFYGTIASLIAILLGIYCFPKKEKSQLTT from the coding sequence ATGAATTTCCAGACCATTTTTATTTTAGCTTACCTCCTTGTCACAATCGGGATTGGAGTGTATGCAGCAAAAAAAGTAAAAAATTCAAAAGACTTTATCCTTGCGGGTAGAAGTTTACCCTTACCCATTTCAACTGCAGCTTTATTTGCCACTTGGTTTGGAAGTGAAACCATCCTCGGTTCCTCCGTCGAATTTGCAAAGGGTGGATTTTTATCCGTCATCCAAGATCCGTTTGGTGGGGCCCTTTGTTTATTTTTACTTGGTTTGGTTTTTGCAAAATACCTATACCGAATGCAAATCCTAACCTTTGGTGATTTTTATAAAAACCGATATGGTAAAAAAATGGAATTCATTGCAGGCATTTGCCTGATCTTTTCCTATTTTGGTTGGGTAGCTGCGCAATTTGTAGCACTCGGAATAATGGTGCAAATTTTATTTGGGATCAACCAGTTTACTGCCATTGTCATTGGAGCATGTCTCGTTGTTTTTTATACTTACTTAGGTGGGATGTGGTCTGTTTCCTTAACCGATTTTTTCCAATCCATTTCCATCATCATTGGACTCGTCGTAGTGATCATTGAATTGAATGGTATTAAACCTATTTGGTCATCTATCTCAGAAAAACCAGATGGTTTTTTTCGATTTTTTCCTGAATCCAATTACCATGCTTGGACTTTGTACCTATCGGCTTGGATGGTTGTTGGTTTTGGCTCTTTACCCCAACAAGATATTTTCCAAAGAGTGATGTCTGCTAAATCAGAAAAGGTAGCCATTAGAGCATCTTATTTATCTTCCGTATTGTACTTGTTATTTGCGATGATCCCTCTTTTATTAGGTCTCCATGCAAAAAGTCTAATCCCAGATTTTGATTTAAATTCAGAAACAGGACAACTTCTAATCCCAACTATGATTTCTAAATTTTCCAACCCTTGGATTCAGGTTTTATTTTTTTCAGCACTCATTTCTGCTATTCTATCAACTGCATCAGGCGCCATCCTTGCTCCTTCTTCTATATTATCTGAGAATATTCTAAAATATGCATTTAATGACATGAACGATAAAAAGCTTTTATTACTCTCAAGAGTATCGGTTCTAATCATTGCAGGAATTTCATTTTTACTCGCGGTGGGAAAACCTTCGATTTATGCACTAGTCGAAGATTCGGGAGGAATCTCCCTTGTTACCCTATTCATTCCCATGGTATTTGGCTTATTAAGCAAAAGAGCAGATGAACGTTCCGCTCTTTTTTCTTTGATTGTTGGCATCGTTACATGGCTTATCTTAGAAGTGTATGGGGATGATATGACAAGCCATTTTTATGGAACAATCGCAAGTCTCATCGCCATTCTTTTAGGTATCTATTGTTTCCCTAAAAAAGAGAAATCTCAATTAACCACGTAA
- a CDS encoding D-alanine--D-alanine ligase: MPKLKIALLFGGVSGEHIISIRSSAFIFATIDREKYDVCPIYIDMSGKFWIPTVTEPNYPDPTGKSEIEFSREFNQTNQIESSSDPSQLGKHGFTSAFLGLHGGAGEDGRIQGFLDTMGIPHTGSGVLASALAMDKFRANLLFQSIGIPVAPFCELERVQSDPRKVLLNLPFPYPVFIKPTLGGSSVNTGMAKTPEEAITLVDKIFVSEDRVLVQKLVSGTEVSIGVLEKPEGKKRNAFSLVPTEIRPKSEFFDFEAKYTKGASEEITPAPVGDEITKTLQEYSLKCHVILGCKGYSRTDFIIADGVPYVLETNTLPGMTGTSLIPQQAKALGVDMKQVFTWLIEISLF; this comes from the coding sequence ATGCCAAAATTAAAAATCGCATTACTTTTCGGAGGGGTCTCTGGAGAACATATCATTTCCATCCGTTCCTCTGCTTTTATATTCGCTACAATTGATAGGGAAAAATACGACGTATGCCCCATCTACATTGATATGAGCGGAAAATTTTGGATCCCAACGGTAACAGAACCCAATTACCCTGACCCAACGGGGAAATCCGAAATTGAATTTTCACGAGAATTTAACCAAACAAATCAAATTGAATCCTCGAGTGATCCTAGTCAATTAGGGAAACATGGGTTTACTTCCGCCTTCCTCGGATTACACGGAGGAGCTGGGGAAGATGGTAGGATCCAAGGATTTTTGGATACAATGGGCATTCCTCATACTGGGTCTGGTGTCCTTGCATCTGCCTTAGCGATGGATAAATTTAGAGCCAATTTACTCTTCCAATCCATAGGAATCCCTGTGGCACCTTTTTGTGAGCTTGAACGTGTTCAGTCTGATCCAAGAAAAGTGCTATTAAATCTACCATTTCCCTATCCAGTCTTCATTAAGCCCACGTTAGGTGGATCAAGTGTGAATACAGGAATGGCTAAAACGCCTGAAGAAGCAATTACTCTCGTTGATAAAATATTTGTATCGGAAGACCGTGTCCTTGTTCAAAAATTGGTTTCAGGAACAGAAGTATCGATTGGTGTTTTAGAAAAACCAGAAGGAAAAAAACGAAATGCATTTTCTCTTGTTCCAACTGAAATTAGGCCTAAGTCAGAATTTTTTGATTTTGAAGCAAAATACACCAAAGGCGCAAGTGAGGAAATCACACCTGCACCCGTAGGTGATGAGATTACTAAAACACTACAAGAATACAGTTTAAAATGCCATGTTATCTTAGGATGTAAGGGTTATTCCAGAACTGATTTTATCATCGCTGATGGTGTTCCTTATGTTTTGGAAACAAATACTTTACCTGGAATGACTGGCACAAGCCTTATCCCACAACAGGCAAAAGCTTTGGGAGTCGATATGAAACAAGTGTTTACGTGGTTAATTGAGATTTCTCTTTTTTAG